The sequence CTGCACTGACAAAAAACTCGCTATGCTCAAACAGTTTTGCCAGTTCAGAAAAATGCTCCGACGGATTATTTATATTAGACTTTATTCAAAAAATGAAAATTATATTTTGATTATTTGAAAATATTAGGTTTATATCCTTTATTAAAAAAGTTTGTAATAATTTCGTTATTTAAATGGGGTTTAGTATAAAATATATATTGTTGAAAGAAAAAAATAAATAATTTTGATTTTGAAATTAAATAGTTTATAAAAAGGAGAGTTAGTGTGAATAAAAAGATTATTTTTTTAATTATATTACTAATATTGACAACTTTTTCGTGTACTTCACTTTCGGAGGGGCTTACGATGAAAAGTGAGGTTTATAATGCGGATAATGTTGAATTTTACTACGATTTAACGTATAAAAAAGATGGAGAAACTCATTATGAAAGGCAAATTTGGGAGCAGGCTTATGATATTTTGGATAAGGCGGAAGACTTCTTCCTGATGGATATTTTTGTATTTAATGACTATCTTGGAAAAGGTGTTAAGGAGAAATTGCAGCCATTGCCTATTGCAGAAGAGTTTGCACAGAAGATACTTGAAAAAAGAAAAAGAGATCCGAATGTTGAAATATATTTGATACTTGATGAAAGTAACACTTTTTATGGAGCGTTTGACAACAAAACTCATAAGAAGCTGGAGGAGGCTGGTGTAAAAATTGGATATGTGGATTTGACAAAATTGAGAGATCCGATGCTTGTTTATTCGGCTCCATGGCGTCTTTTTGTCCAGCCTTTTGGAAATCCGAAAAATCGTGGGAAAACTAAAAATCCAATTTACGAAGGTACTGACAAAGTTACAATCCGTAGTATTTTAAGAGCGTTAAATGCAAAAGCTAATCACAGAAAACTTATTATGAATGAAACTACGGCAATGCTGACATCAGCAAACCCACACGCAGAAGGTTCAAAGCACTCAAATGTGGCATTTAAGTTTTCATCGCCAATTATTAGGGAAATTTACGAGGGAGAAAAGCCAGCTGCAAAAATTACTAAAAAAGATGGAAGCTTAAAGCAAAAATTACCAGATAAGGATTTTGGTAAAATTCCATTTTCTAAAAATGACAAGCTAAAATTACAATATTTTACAAACGGAGCAACAGCTAAGGATATTTCGGAAGAATTAAAAAACACACAGTTTGGAGATAAGGTTATTATTGCCCAGTTTTTCCTTGCAGACAGAGGAATAATTAACGATATAAGAAAAGCGGCACGGCGTGGAGTAAAATTTGAGATAATTTTGAATAATTCAAATGCGGGACTTCCAAATAAAGCTGCTGCTGGAGAACTAATGAAATATGCAAGAAAACATAATTATGACATAAATGTCAAGTTTTACAATAAAGGAGAGGAAATGTACCACGTAAAAATGCTTTCTATTTTGAAAAATGATTATTTGATAACTTACGGAGGTTCAACAAACTTTACAAGACGTAATATGCGTAATTTTAATTTGGAAAATGAACTAAAAATTATGTCAGCTTATGATCAGAAAATTTCCAAAGATATTTTGGATTATTATGACAGATTATGGACAAATAGGGATGGAGAATTTACATTACCTTATGACACAGAAAAAAATGAGAAATTGATGAATGATTTGTTATTCAGGTTTATGGAAATGAATGGATTTGGGGCATTTTAAAAGTTATTGTTTCTTGCCTTAAATCCTTATCTTGTGGGAAAGGTTTATTCCAATAAATAAAACAATTTATTTGAAAAAATTAAAGAATAAGTTATAAATTGTATTAAAAGAAAAAGAGTGATTTTTATGGAAAGTGTAATTAAGGCGAATAAGATTAAGATAGAAAAGATAAATGAGAATGACTATAATCGAATTTTTGTAATGTCAGATATTCATGGACAGTACGATTTGTTTTTGAAAATGTTGGATAAAATTGACTTAAAAAGAGAAGATTTACTTGTGATTATAGGGGATATTTGTGACAGAGGAAAAAAGTCTTATGAAATTTATATAAAATGTATCAAAATGATAAAACTTGGGTATAACTTGAAGTTTATTTTGGGAAATCATGAAGATATGCTTCTTGAAGACTTGGAAAATGATTATCCATTAAGATATGAAACAGAATATTCAATTTATAAACATTCTAAATATTTTGAAAATAAAACGATGACAGAATGGCACCAAGAAAATTTTTTTGATGAAATTAGATGGTTTGTAAAATGGCTCAAAAACTGTCCTTTAATAATTTATGGAAATAAAAATATTTTTGTTCATGCAGGGCTCGATTTGAATATAGCTTTGACAAAACAAGAAAAGGAAACAGTACTTTGGACTAGAGATGAATTTTGGATTATGGAAAATGTAGAGCTTGAGGAATATAGGGATAAAAACATATATTTTGGTCATACTCCTAATATAAATGGAAGAATCTCTAAAAAGACTGATAAAATAAAGGGAATAGACTGCGGCGCATTTTTTACGCATTTTTTAGGATGTATAGAAGTAAAAAGTCAAGAGGAAATTTATGTTTATGAAGATGAATTTATAGAATTTGATGAGGTTTCAAGCAAAGTATTTTTGGAACTTTGGAATGAGGAAGTGGCGGAGTTTATAAATTCTGAGAAATATAAGATTAAAAGTGGGAAAGGGAAAATAATAATTTTAGAAAAATTAGATAAAAATGAAAAAAAAATTTTAGCAGATTTTTGGAAAAAATATGAAAAATTGCTTGGAAAGAATATTGCAAATTATATTAAAAAGAAGAAATTATAAGTAAAAAAATTTTTGGGGATTGACATTTTTATAAAATATGCTATAATAGATATGTAAAAATCCCTAAGGGTGACTTTGTATAATATTTAAAAAAAATGTGCTATAAATTAGACTGGAAAAATCCAGTCTTTTTTGTTATAATATTTTAAGTGAGTTTTAGCACAACTCACAAAATATTATATAAAGGAGGTAGTGAGATGGTAGATTTCATTGCGATATTTATTCTTTTTGTAATTATTTATTACAGCTTGAATAGATAGAGCATGAATTTCACCTCTACTCCTCGCCCTTAGGGGGACATTTTTAAATTTAAGGAGGAAATATTAACAAGAAATTTGTTAAAATAAAGGATGAACAAAATTAAAAATATTGCAATTATTGCACACGTAGATCACGGAAAAACGACTCTTGTCGATGCTTTATTGAAACAGGCAGGAACATTTGGGGAACATGAAAAAGTAGATGAAAGAATTATGGATAGTAATGATTTGGAGAAGGAAAGAGGAATTACGATTTTTTCTAAAAATGCTTCATTTCATTATGATGGATATAAGATAAATATTGTGGATACTCCTGGCCATGCAGATTTTGGTGGAGAAGTACAGAGAATCTTGAAAATGGTAGATTCTGTTTTGCTTCTAGTAGATGCATTTGAAGGTGTTATGCCACAGACTAAATATGTATTAAAACAGGCATTAGAGCATGGACTTCGTCCAATTGTAGTAGTTAATAAGATTGACAGGCCAAATTCAGATCCTGATGCAGTTGTGGATTCTGTTTTTGATTTATTTGTAGATTTAGGGGCAAATGATATTCAGCTTGATTTTCCAGTAGTTTATGCGTCTGCAAAAAATGGATTTGCTAAACTGGAACTGGAAGATGAAGATAAGGATATGAAACCGCTTTATGATAAAATTATGGAGCATGTAGAAGATCCTGAAGGAGATGTGAATGAGCCACTTCAAATGCTTGTTACAAATACTGAATATGACGAATATGTAGGAAAATTAGGAACTGGAAGAATTTACAATGGAAAAATTGAAAAAAATCAGGAAATTACGTTGATTAAGAGAAATGGTGACTTGGTAAATAGTAAAGTTACTAGAATTTATGGATATGACGGACTTAAAAAAGTTGAAATGGAAGTAGCGTATGCTGGAGATATTGTAACAATTGCGGGAATTGATAAAATTGACATAGGAGAAACTGTAGCAAGTAGAGAAAATCCTAAGCCATTACCATTAATTGACATTGATGAGCCTACACTTGCTATGACATTTATGGTAAATGATTCACCATTTGCAGGACAGGATGGAAAATTTGTAACTTCGAGAAATATTTTGGAAAGATTGCAAAAGGAAGTAAATCATAACGTGAGTATGAGACTTGAAATGACAGATTCGCCAGATGCATTTATTGTAAAAGGAAGAGGAGAGCTTCAATTATCTATTTTGCTTGAAAATATGAGAAGAGAAGGCTACGAAGTAGCAGTTTCAAAACCTGAAGTTATTTTTAAGGAAGAAAATGGACAGAAAATGGAACCAATCGAACTTGCAATTATCGATGTTGCCGATGAGTTTGTAGGAGTCGTAATTGAAAAATTAGGGCTTAGAAAAGGTGAAATGGTAAATATGAATCAAGGAAGCGATGGATATACAAGACTTGAGTTTAAAGTACCATCACGTGGATTAATTGGATTTAGAAATGAATTCTTGACGGAAACAAGAGGAACAGGAATTATAAATCATTCATTCTTTGAGTATGAACCTTTCAAGGGAGAGGTAACAGGACGAAGAAGAGGAGTTTTAATAGCAATGGAACCTGGAACAAGTTTAGGGTACTCGTTAAATAACTTACAACCAAGAGGAATCCTGTTTATAGGGCCAGGAGTAGAAGTTTACGAGGGAATGATAGTCGGAGAGCATTCAAGAGAAAATGACTTAGTTGTAAATGTATGTAAAGGTAAAAAACTTACAAATATGAGGGCCGCTGGAAGTGATGATGCTGTGAAATTGGCACCTCCAAAGGAATTTACACTGGAATTGGCACTTGAATATATTGAAAATGATGAGTTAGTGGAAATTACACCTAACTTTATCAGACTTAGAAAAAAATATTTGAATGCTAACGATAGAAAAAAATATGAAAACTCTAAAAATTAAATATTAATATAAATTAGTAGCGATGTGATTTTTATGGATAATATAAAACTTCAAGAAAAATTAAAAGCCGAGTTGTCAGATGAAAAAATAAAATTTATTGAAAAATATAGTATGGAAATAAATTCCAGAAGGCAATGGATAACTAGAAGAAATAATACACCAGAACGCTTATATTTTTCGCATAAATTTATTTCACAAAATAATATTTTAGAAATAGTTTTTAGAAAATATCAGCTTTGTTTTGCAAAATTGAAATATTTTAGAGCAAATATTGAAAAGTATGATTTTTATAAATATACTCCAAAAGAAGGTTTTATAAAGACGCAATTGTGGGATGTAGAATTTTTTTATCATAGAAAATCAGAAAAAATAATAGATTTAAGATATTTACAGCAAATAAGAAAAGTAGAAGATTTTTTGGAACTTATCGAATGGCTTGATAGTTTTGAAAAATAACAAATAAAAACTGGAGCTAAAAAAATTTCAATAGTTCCAGTTTTTTTATTGTTTTAAATTTATAAAATTTATTAGACTTGTTTGGAAATTTAATATTCCTTATCTTTTTACATGTAATATTTATTTTGTTATATTTCCAAATTTATACAGTTATTAAGCAAAGCTGTTAATTTTTTTTAGTTTCTACCATTTTAGCCTGCTTTAAAATACTGTCTGGTATTTTTATTCCTAATAACTGCATATTTTGCTTATTAATTTCAATCTGTAAATTTTTAACTGTTTCTATTGGAATTTCACTTGGTTTTTTGCCTTTTAGTAAAATTTCCGCTGCTATTTCTCCAGAACGGTAACCGATATTGTAGTCGGTAGTTCCTTGTGAAATTAGCCCTCCTGCATTTGAGTAAACGTCATTTGTAGCTAGAATCGGAACTTTTGCATTGTTAAAAACATCAAGTATTGCTGCAAAATATGATGCTACTGTATTATCTTGAATAGCATAGTAGATATCAATATTCTTTGAAATAAGATTTGCTGCGGCAACCATTTCTGTACCATTTGTAACAGCTTTTTCCACTACTGTGAATCCATACTCTCCTGCCAGTTTTTTCAAATTATTTACTTCAGAAACTGAATTTTGTTCAGACGAATTATAAATGATTCCTATTTTTTTCGCTTCTGGTAATAATTCTCTCATTAATTTTAAATTTTCTGTAATTGGGGCTGCGCCACTTGTTCCTGTAACATTAGGAATTCCTACTAGTCCTGCACTTTTTGGATCTGTAACTGAACCAAATATAACTGGTGTTTCTTTTCCAATCTGATTTTTAGCTGCTTGTGCAGTTGGTGTTGTAATTGCAAATACCAAATCTTTTTTGTCTGCTGCAAATTGCTGCATAATTAGAGTCTGATTACTCATGTCATTATTTGCAATTTTATCATCATAATCAGCCTTTACTCCGGCTTTTGCTAATGCATCTTTAAAACCCTGCTTTGCTGCATTTAATGCTGGATGATCTACAATCTGTGACAATCCAATCTTATAAACCTTTTCATTAACTTTGGAATCCTTTTTTTGTTCTTGAGAATCATTACTTTTTTTATTTCCGCAAGATAAAAGCATCCCTCCTAACATACCAAATAATAGTACACCTCTCATAATTTTTTTCATCTGTTTTCCTCCTAAAATAAATAATTTTTGAATCGTATTATTATTTTACCATATTTTTTAAAAATTTCCAGCATATTTTAATAAATTTATCAATTAGAGTAATTTAAAACAGGAAAAGAAAAAAGTAAATATTAAAATTACTAAATTTAAGTTTAGTAAAATAATTAATATTTTTACCAAAAAGATTAAATGAAATATTCGAGTTAAATAAAAATAATAGATATTTTGAAAAAGTCCTCTGTATTTATCTTTGTAATTTACTAATTTAAATGTTCAAAAAAATACTTGACAAAAAACGATTACTATTGTAAACTATATAATATAAAAAGATTACGAATGTAAACATTTGAAGGAGGTAAGAATGTGAAAGAAAACTGCAAAATCGATAAAAAACAACATATAACAGATGCAGAATGGGAAGTAATGCGTGTTGTGTGGGCAAATAGCGAAGTTACTAGCAAGTTTGTGACAGAGGTGCTTTGTGAGAAAATGAATTGGAAGCAGGCTACAATAAAGACGCTGTTAAATCGGCTGCTGGAAAAGAATATTTTGAAAAAGAGGGAAATTGGGAACAAATACATTTATTCGACGGATTTTACGGAAAAAGAAGTGGCTAACAGTTATATATTGGGAACTTTTGATAAAATTTGTAAAACAAAAGTTGGAGAAATGATAGGGAAAGTTATTGAGAACAGTGAACTGAGTTTTGGCGACTTGGACTTAATTTTAAAGGCTGTGGAGAAAAAGAGAAAAACGGCTGTGAAGGAAGTTTTGTGTGATTGTGTTGAAGGGCAGTGTAATTGTGAACATAGTGGACATAAGCATATTTAAAGATATATTGTACTAAATGAAGGAGGAAAAGATTATGGCAGAAAAAAACTATACAGTAACTGGAATGAGCTGTGCAGCTTGTGCCAATGCTGTGGAAAAGGCACTTAATAAAAATAATGATATTAACGCTTCAGTTAATATTGCAACTGAAAAATTGAATATTGAATATGATGAGAAGAAATATAATTTTGATAAAATTAAGAAAATAGTCGAGTCGGCTGGGTATGGACTGGTTGAAGATATGACGGAAGATAAAAAGCTGGAACTTTATCAGGAAAAAATAACAAGTTTGAAAAATCGATTAATTTTGGCAGTTATTTTTGTTGTTCCACTTTTATATATTTCGATGGGGCATATGCTTGGGGCAACACTTCCTGAATTTTTGAATCCTAAGGTAAATCCGCTTAATTTTGCATTGGCACAGTTTGTATTGACTTTGCCTATTATTTATGCTGGAAGAGATTTTTTTTCACATGGATTTAAAAATTTAGTAAGAAAATCTCCAACAATGGATTCGTTAATTGCTATTGGGGCAACAGCGGCAGTACTCTATGGAATTTACGCCACTTTTAGAATTGTAACTGTAGATCCTGAAGCGCATATGGATTTATATTATGAGTCAGCTGGTACAATTATTACGTTAATCTTGTTTGGAAAACTGTTGGAGGCAAAAACAAAAGGTCAAACTTCGTCGGCAATAAAAAAACTTATCGGACTTCAGCCTAAAAAGGCTAAAATTATTGAAAATGGAGTGGAAAAGGAAGTCCTGATTGAAAACTTGAAAGTTGGAGATATTGTAATTGTAAAGCCGGGAGAAAAAATTGCGGTAGATGGAAGGATTGTGGAAGGGTCGACTTCTGTTGATGAATCAATGTTGACAGGAGAAAGTTTGCCAGTAAGCAAAAAAGTTGGGGATAAGGTTGTTGGAGGAAGTATAAATAAAAATGGAAGTATCAGATTTGAGGCGACTGAAATTGGTAAAAATACAGTTTTGTCGCAAATTATAAAACTGGTTGAGGAGGCACAGGGTTCAAAGGCTCCTATTTCTAGAATGGCAGATATTGTGGCGGCGTATTTTGTGCCGATTGTTATTGGGATTGCGATAATTACAGGAATTGCTTGGTTTCTGAGTGGAAGTGGATTGGTTACTGCATTGTCGTTTTTCATCGCTGTACTTGTAATTGCGTGTCCGTGTGCATTGGGACTTGCAACACCTACATCAATAATGGTTGGAACTGGAAAAGGGGCTGAAAACGGTATCCTTATCAAAAGTGGAGAAGCTCTTGAAACAGCATACAAAATAAAAACAGTTGTATTTGACAAGACTGGTACGATTACGAAAGGAAAGCCTATACTTACTAATTTGATTGCTTATGGGAAATATAATGAAAATGAATTGTTAAAAATTGCTGCAAGTGTGGAAAATGATTCAGAACACCCATTGGCAGAAGCAATCGTAAACAAAGCAAAAGAGAAAAATATTGAAATTAAGCCGTATGAAAAATTTAGGGCAATGCCAGGTTACGGTATTCGTGCAACATTTGAAGGCAAGGAAGTTCAAATTGGAAATAGAAAATTGATGGAAAATCGAAAAATCAATGTGGAAATTTCTCAAAAAGATTATGATATTTTGTCGAATGAAGGAAAAACGCCAATGTACATTTCGATTGATAACGAATTTGCGGGACTTGTTGCAGTTGCAGATGTTATCAAGGAAACAAGCAAGGAAGCCATAGAAAAACTGAAAAAAATGGGAATCAAGACAATAATGCTAACTGGAGATAACGAAAAAACTGCCAAATTTATCGCAAAACAAGTGGGAATAGATGATGTAATTTCAGAAGTGCTGCCTAATCAGAAATCTCAAAAAGTAAAGGAACTTCAGGAAAAAGATGAATTTGTTGCAATGGTTGGAGACGGAATTAACGATTCACCAGCACTGGCTCAGGCAAACGTTGGAATTGCGATAGGAAATGGAACGGATGTTGCCATAGAATCAGCTGATATCGTCTTAATTAGAAACGATTTGAGAGATGTTGCGGGTGCAATAGCATTAAGTAAAGCGACAATCACAAATATAAAAGAAAATTTGTTTTGGGCATTCTTTTATAACGTACTGGGAATTCCATTTGCCGCTGGAATATTTTATGCATTTTTCAATGGACCAAAATTGGATCCGATGATAGCGGCTTTTGCAATGTCGTTTAGTTCAGTATCTGTTTTGGGTAATGCTTTAAGATTGAAATTTTTTAAAGTTAAATAGAATTTTGAAAAATAGGTTGAATTTATCCTACATTTATGATATTATACTTTATAAGAGGTGAGTAATATGAAAGTAGAATTAGATAACTTAGTTTCGATGAAAGAAGCTAACCAAAATTTTTCTAAAGTAGCAAGAATGGTCGATAAAGATGGAGCTGTTGTTATTTTAAAGAATAATATCCCAAAATATATTTTAGTCGATTACAATTTAACAAAAGAAGTTGAGAAAAAGCCAGTAAAATTTGCGG is a genomic window of Leptotrichia hongkongensis containing:
- a CDS encoding phospholipase D-like domain-containing protein, whose product is MKSEVYNADNVEFYYDLTYKKDGETHYERQIWEQAYDILDKAEDFFLMDIFVFNDYLGKGVKEKLQPLPIAEEFAQKILEKRKRDPNVEIYLILDESNTFYGAFDNKTHKKLEEAGVKIGYVDLTKLRDPMLVYSAPWRLFVQPFGNPKNRGKTKNPIYEGTDKVTIRSILRALNAKANHRKLIMNETTAMLTSANPHAEGSKHSNVAFKFSSPIIREIYEGEKPAAKITKKDGSLKQKLPDKDFGKIPFSKNDKLKLQYFTNGATAKDISEELKNTQFGDKVIIAQFFLADRGIINDIRKAARRGVKFEIILNNSNAGLPNKAAAGELMKYARKHNYDINVKFYNKGEEMYHVKMLSILKNDYLITYGGSTNFTRRNMRNFNLENELKIMSAYDQKISKDILDYYDRLWTNRDGEFTLPYDTEKNEKLMNDLLFRFMEMNGFGAF
- a CDS encoding metallophosphoesterase family protein, translated to MESVIKANKIKIEKINENDYNRIFVMSDIHGQYDLFLKMLDKIDLKREDLLVIIGDICDRGKKSYEIYIKCIKMIKLGYNLKFILGNHEDMLLEDLENDYPLRYETEYSIYKHSKYFENKTMTEWHQENFFDEIRWFVKWLKNCPLIIYGNKNIFVHAGLDLNIALTKQEKETVLWTRDEFWIMENVELEEYRDKNIYFGHTPNINGRISKKTDKIKGIDCGAFFTHFLGCIEVKSQEEIYVYEDEFIEFDEVSSKVFLELWNEEVAEFINSEKYKIKSGKGKIIILEKLDKNEKKILADFWKKYEKLLGKNIANYIKKKKL
- the typA gene encoding translational GTPase TypA, with protein sequence MNKIKNIAIIAHVDHGKTTLVDALLKQAGTFGEHEKVDERIMDSNDLEKERGITIFSKNASFHYDGYKINIVDTPGHADFGGEVQRILKMVDSVLLLVDAFEGVMPQTKYVLKQALEHGLRPIVVVNKIDRPNSDPDAVVDSVFDLFVDLGANDIQLDFPVVYASAKNGFAKLELEDEDKDMKPLYDKIMEHVEDPEGDVNEPLQMLVTNTEYDEYVGKLGTGRIYNGKIEKNQEITLIKRNGDLVNSKVTRIYGYDGLKKVEMEVAYAGDIVTIAGIDKIDIGETVASRENPKPLPLIDIDEPTLAMTFMVNDSPFAGQDGKFVTSRNILERLQKEVNHNVSMRLEMTDSPDAFIVKGRGELQLSILLENMRREGYEVAVSKPEVIFKEENGQKMEPIELAIIDVADEFVGVVIEKLGLRKGEMVNMNQGSDGYTRLEFKVPSRGLIGFRNEFLTETRGTGIINHSFFEYEPFKGEVTGRRRGVLIAMEPGTSLGYSLNNLQPRGILFIGPGVEVYEGMIVGEHSRENDLVVNVCKGKKLTNMRAAGSDDAVKLAPPKEFTLELALEYIENDELVEITPNFIRLRKKYLNANDRKKYENSKN
- a CDS encoding ABC transporter substrate-binding protein; protein product: MKKIMRGVLLFGMLGGMLLSCGNKKSNDSQEQKKDSKVNEKVYKIGLSQIVDHPALNAAKQGFKDALAKAGVKADYDDKIANNDMSNQTLIMQQFAADKKDLVFAITTPTAQAAKNQIGKETPVIFGSVTDPKSAGLVGIPNVTGTSGAAPITENLKLMRELLPEAKKIGIIYNSSEQNSVSEVNNLKKLAGEYGFTVVEKAVTNGTEMVAAANLISKNIDIYYAIQDNTVASYFAAILDVFNNAKVPILATNDVYSNAGGLISQGTTDYNIGYRSGEIAAEILLKGKKPSEIPIETVKNLQIEINKQNMQLLGIKIPDSILKQAKMVETKKN
- a CDS encoding CopY/TcrY family copper transport repressor, translated to MKENCKIDKKQHITDAEWEVMRVVWANSEVTSKFVTEVLCEKMNWKQATIKTLLNRLLEKNILKKREIGNKYIYSTDFTEKEVANSYILGTFDKICKTKVGEMIGKVIENSELSFGDLDLILKAVEKKRKTAVKEVLCDCVEGQCNCEHSGHKHI
- a CDS encoding heavy metal translocating P-type ATPase — its product is MAEKNYTVTGMSCAACANAVEKALNKNNDINASVNIATEKLNIEYDEKKYNFDKIKKIVESAGYGLVEDMTEDKKLELYQEKITSLKNRLILAVIFVVPLLYISMGHMLGATLPEFLNPKVNPLNFALAQFVLTLPIIYAGRDFFSHGFKNLVRKSPTMDSLIAIGATAAVLYGIYATFRIVTVDPEAHMDLYYESAGTIITLILFGKLLEAKTKGQTSSAIKKLIGLQPKKAKIIENGVEKEVLIENLKVGDIVIVKPGEKIAVDGRIVEGSTSVDESMLTGESLPVSKKVGDKVVGGSINKNGSIRFEATEIGKNTVLSQIIKLVEEAQGSKAPISRMADIVAAYFVPIVIGIAIITGIAWFLSGSGLVTALSFFIAVLVIACPCALGLATPTSIMVGTGKGAENGILIKSGEALETAYKIKTVVFDKTGTITKGKPILTNLIAYGKYNENELLKIAASVENDSEHPLAEAIVNKAKEKNIEIKPYEKFRAMPGYGIRATFEGKEVQIGNRKLMENRKINVEISQKDYDILSNEGKTPMYISIDNEFAGLVAVADVIKETSKEAIEKLKKMGIKTIMLTGDNEKTAKFIAKQVGIDDVISEVLPNQKSQKVKELQEKDEFVAMVGDGINDSPALAQANVGIAIGNGTDVAIESADIVLIRNDLRDVAGAIALSKATITNIKENLFWAFFYNVLGIPFAAGIFYAFFNGPKLDPMIAAFAMSFSSVSVLGNALRLKFFKVK
- a CDS encoding type II toxin-antitoxin system Phd/YefM family antitoxin, which encodes MKVELDNLVSMKEANQNFSKVARMVDKDGAVVILKNNIPKYILVDYNLTKEVEKKPVKFAEDNELEMVSSKILKKYKKTFEELAK